A part of Toxotes jaculatrix isolate fToxJac2 chromosome 24, fToxJac2.pri, whole genome shotgun sequence genomic DNA contains:
- the LOC121177667 gene encoding IQ calmodulin-binding motif-containing protein 1-like, whose product MESVEEAVVSELKEQLQDEDLNPEQRIHLLNSGINKALNVAAVQTDSSVLTRVKSQLYHSGVLSHCVLALSLDPRRLRGNWTAAAATLAQLTSSCCVGGDPGEHSKAFHRLFLPSVVDCLLSLASQLMRQTECLSVFRKVMDSVGWLLRAHTQLTTQVLSSVHYEQIQMCDDVTVSLLCVQLWIQTCTASRDFLSRLSDDSVLLLLNEAVGQLAVSSDSAVGGASIRLILLMANQLQLRLQPFLLNFRGLDNLLNKDWRGHGFDQDVDQLIAFIQSDRGITSPSQVVRTPSTERVRAACVIQAAWRSYQTRRRVKSLSRAVSTLQRRYRARRRQQQQQKEVRQWEEELRYQVCVRRQQARRAFHQKQRQLLQLLPPDQVQSYLQECERHAAVVIQRVWRGFRERRLYNNTLRHTLIHTRTQQQAARTLQRAVRGFLQKHRASRALPTTPFWIGQKGLTDSRRAELKAQVEDYIAAHPSSHVSPEACKRLHEEAQLLLLSELQRGGQWRREEQRVEALLAHTHTQLELLRDAPSLSVVTATDAESFLSPSGPIAARARDAHNAMLQANRLPWWRTLGEPLDVFSLAHLQELEAELGGLFVGGLAEVSKLTEVDRINL is encoded by the exons ATGGAGTCGGTGGAGGAGGCCGTGGTGTCGGAGCtgaaggagcagctgcaggatgAAGACCTGAACCCGGAGCAGAGAATCCACCTGCTGAACAGCGGCATTAACA AGGCTCTGAACGTGGCGGCGGTGCAGACCGACAGCAGCGTGTTGACTCGTGTGAAGTCTCAGTTGTATCACAGTGGGGTCCTGAGTCACTGTGTCCTCGCCCTCTCTCTGGATCCCAGAAGGCTGAGGGGCAACTGgaccgccgccgccgccacaCTGGCCCAGCTCACCAG TTCCTGCTGTGTTGGGGGGGATCCCGGTGAACATTCAAAGGCCTTTCATAGGCTGTTCCTGCCGTCAGTCGTGGACTGCCTCCTGTCATTGGCCAGCCAGCTGATGAGGCAGACAGAG tgtttgtctgtgttcaggaAGGTGATGGATTCAGTTGGCTGGCTGCTCAGAGCCCACACACAGCTCACCACACAGG TTCTCAGCTCTGTCCACTATGAGCAGATCCAGATGTGTGatgatgtgactgtgtctctgctgtgtgtccaACTGTGGATTCAAACCTGCACAGCCAGCAG GGACTTCCTCTCCAGGTTGAGTGACGACTCTGTCTTGTTGCTGCTTAACGAGGCTGTCGGCCAATTAGCCGTcagctctgactctgctgtgggCGGGGCCTCCATCAGACTCATCCTGCTCATGGccaatcagctgcagctccGGCTCCAGCCCTTCCTCCTCAActtcagag GTCTGGACAACCTGCTGAACAAAGACTGGAGGGGGCACGGCTTTGACCAGGACGTGGATCAGCTGATTGCATTCATCCAATCAGACAGAGGCATAACGAGTCCCTCTCAG GTGGTTCGCACTCCGAGCACTGAGCGTGTGCGGGCGGCGTGTGTGATCCAGGCGGCCTGGAGGTCGTATCAGACCAGACGCAGAGTGAAGAGTCTCAGCAGAGCTGTTAGTACGCTGCAGAGGAGATACAG ggctcggaggaggcagcagcagcagcagaaggaggtgcggcagtgggaggaggagctgaggtaCCAG gtgtgtgtgagacgtcAGCAGGCGAGGAGGGCGTTCcaccaaaaacagagacagctgctgcagctcctgcctCCTG ACCAGGTGCAGTCGTACCTGCAGGAGTGCGAGCGTCATGCGGCCGTGGTGATCCAGAGGGTCTGGAGAGGCTTCAGAGAGCGACGGCTCTACAATAACACACTCcgacacacactgatacacacacgcacacagcagcAAGCCGCCAGGACGCTGCAGAGGGCG GTGCGTGGCTTTCTGCAAAAACATCGAGCTTCAAGGGCCCTGCCCACCACACCTTTCTGGATTGGTCAGAAAGGTTTGACGGACAGCAGGAGGGCGGAGCTAAAGGCACAAGTAGAGGACTACATTGCAGCGCATCCT tcgTCCCACGTGTCTCCTGAGGCGTGCAAGCGCCTCCATGAGGAGgcgcagctgctgctgctgtcggagctgcagagaggagggcagtggaggagagaggagcagagggtggAGGCTCtgctggctcacacacacacccagctggagctgctcagag ATGCCCCATCCCTCTCTGTCGTCACGGCGACAGATGCAGAGTCCTTCCTGAGCCCCTCGGGTCCCATTGCCGCTCGTGCCCGTGATGCCCACAATGCAATGCTGCAGGCGAACCGGCTGCCATGGTGGAGGACTCTGGGAGAACCGCTCGACGTGTTTAGCCTCGCCCACCTGCAAGAGCTGGAGGCGGAGCTTGGAGGACTGTTTGTAGGAGGGTTAGCAGAGGTCAGCAAACTCACTGAGGTGGACAGAATAAACCTTTAA
- the LOC121177657 gene encoding protein EFR3 homolog B-like, translating to MSLPRAVAMPTVSQAHRRLLQDCCSVLDHQTPGGLCGCCWAFRPRYKRLVDNIFPEDPEDGLVKANMEKLTFFALSAPEKLDRIAAYLSERLTRELNRHRYGYVCIAMEAMEQLLLACHCQSINLLVESFLSTLRLLLEADKPHLHILATSSFVKFANIEEDTPSYHRSYDFFVSRFSEMCHSEHEDADVRNRIRVSGIRGLQGVVRKTVDDELQVNIWEPRHMEQIVPALLVNLQQHTHTNSESPAEQTEVCFRELLGRAAYGHINNAIRPVLMHLDSHSLWEGRSFAVRCFQIIMYSIQSQHSHLVIQQLLGHLDANSRSPASVRAGIVEVLSEAAVIEATGSVGPTVLEVFNTLLRQLRQSVDYQLTGYYDNAGKHQTTSTEEKTLQDAVIKTIGSFANTLPVYQRSEVMLFIMGKIPVPGIYPALGSPNAGYHSLQPTSPVLNISNLKKEGSRMIQVMLLKSLLQVSEHYESTNLLTALPSSFLEPLLSFTLMEDAEIRLLVLSILTSLIDRRHNACRVNTASVVFNVSALELKEDRCSRQDNLFMRKHAQRLYRHVYLACKEESSGRSHYQALFTLLAVLSVELSSEEVAVDLIRLVLALQELALSNQECLSVFNRCGVHAVCAAFLNLLSQLGPPPPLQQHVAQVIESRQKDAPYLLPEDFLCDKPRLPEGELKVDEALLFVQSKMCEALTGSSYSTHAERLNTPYTPQLTDEDRLSKRKSIGDTVSLQMDMDPQYCPDTQQKPQTEQITFETLKNAIEDRGSVEEEQRRKRMQVVERFQTAPFEEIAAHCGSRTSLLQSKLDQVFDLIIRPPPSPSGHSPPRSTPLYEMKFPDLCVY from the exons ATGTCCTTGCCGAGGGCCGTCGCCATGCCGACCGTATCCCAGGCTCATCGGAGGCTGCTGCAggactgctgctctgtgctggacCATCAGACACCAGGAG gtctgtgtggctgctgctgggcgTTTCGTCCTCGCTACAAGAGGCTGGTGGACAATATTTTCCCTGAAGACCCtgag gatggGCTGGTGAAAGCCAACATGGAGAAGCTGACGTTCTTCGCTCTGTCGGCTCCGGAGAAACTGGACCGCATCGCGGCGTACCTGTCAGAGCGTCTGACCAGAGAGCTGAACCGCCACCGCTACgg GTACGTGTGCATAGCGATGGAGGCgatggagcagctgctgctggcctGTCACTGTCAGAGCATCAACCTGCTGGTGGAGAGCTTCCTCAGTACGCTGCGTCTGCTGCTGGAGGCCGACAAGCCACACCTGCACATCCTCGCCACCAGCTCC TTTGTGAAGTTTGCAAACATTGAGGAGGACACGCCGTCGTATCATCGCAGCTACGACTTCTTTGTGTCGCGCTTCAGTGAGATGTGTCACTCCGAACACGAGGACGCCGACGTCCGGAACAG gATCCGTGTGTCGGGGATCCGCGGCCTGCAGGGCGTGGTCAGGAAGACGGTGGACGACGAGCTCCAGGTCAACATCTGGGAGCCTCGTCACATGGAGCAGATTGTCCCCGCCCTGCTGGTCaacctgcagcagcacacacacaccaacag tGAGTCTCCAGCAGAGCAGACCGAGGTGTGTTTCAGGGAGCTGTTGGGCCGAGCTGCTTATGGACACATTAACAACGCTATCAGACCTGTGCTCAT gcacCTGGACAGTCACAGTCTGTGGGAAGGACGAAGTTTTGCTGTTCGATGTTTTCAGATCATCATGTACTCTATCCAG TCCCAGCACTCCCACCTGGTGATCCAGCAGCTGTTGGGTCACCTGGACGCCAACAGCCGGAGTCCAGCTTCAGTCCGAGCCGGGATCGTGGAAGTCctgtctgaagctgctgttATAGAAGCGACGGGGTCTGTAG GTCCCACAGTACTTGAAGTATTCAACACGTTACTGCGACAGCTCAGGCAGAGCGTCGACTACCAGCTGACCGGTTACTATGACAACGCAGGAAAACACCAAACCACCTCGACGGAGGAGAAAACACTGCAGGACGCCGTCATCAAAACTATAG GTTCCTTTGCCAACACACTTCCTGTCtaccagaggtcagaggtcatgctGTTCATCATGGGGAAGATTCCTGTTCCTGGTATCTACCCTGCCCTGGGGTCACCCAATGCCGGGTACCACTCTCTGCAGCCGACCTCccctgttttaaatatttcaaatctAAAAAAAGAAG GCAGCAGAATGATCCAGGTGATGCTGCTGAAGTCTCTCCTCCAG GTGTCGGAGCACTACGAAAGCACTAATCTGTTGACGGCGTTGCCCTCGTCCTTCCTGGAGCCTCTGCTCTCCTTCACTCTGATGGAGGACGCAGAGATCCGTCTGCTGGTTCTCTCCATCCTCACCTCGCTCATCGACCGACGCCACAACGCCTGCAGGGTCAACACAGCCAG tgtGGTGTTTAATGTCTCAGCGTTGGAGCTGAAGGAGGACAGATGCTCTCGACAGGACAACCTGTTCATGAGGAAG catgctCAGCGTCTCTACAGACACGTGTACCTGGCCTGTAAGGAGGAGAGCAGTGGGCGGAGCCACTACCAGGCTCTCTTCACCCTATTGGCCGTCCTGAGTGTGGAACTGAGCAGCGAGGAAGTGGCTGTGGACCTGATCCGGCTGGTCCTGGCTCTGCAG GAGCTGGCGTTGTCCAATCAGgagtgtctgtcagtgtttaaCCGCTGCGGCGTTCATGCCGTCTGTGCCGCCTTCCTCAACCTGCTGTCCCAGCTGGGCCCGCCCCCGCCGCTGCAGCAACACGtcgcacag gtcaTAGAGAGTCGTCAGAAGGACGCCCCCTACCTGCTGCCTGAAGACTTCCTCTGTGACAAACCCAG actgCCAGAAGGTGAGCTGAAGGTGGACGAAGCCCTTCTGTTTGTCCAGTCGAAGATGTGCGAGGCTCTGACAGGAAGCAGCTACAGCACACACGCCGAACGCCTCAACACGCCGTACACACCTCAGctcacag ATGAGGATCGTCTGTCTAAGAGGAAGAGTATTGGAGACACCGTCTCTCTACAGATGGACATGGACCCTCAGTACTGTCCTGATACACAACag AAGCCTCAGACAGAGCAGATCACctttgaaacactgaaaaacgcGATTG aggacagagggagtgtggaggaggagcagaggaggaagaggatgcagGTGGTGGAGCGGTTTCAGACGGCTCCCTTCGAGGAAATCGCTGCTCACTGTGGATCCAGG acCTCGTTACTTCAGTCCAAACTGGATCAGGTCTTCGATTTGATCATACGTCCTCCTCCGTCTCCGTCCGGACACTCGCCGCCTCGCTCCACACCGCTCTACGAGATGAAGTTTCCAGACCTGTGTGTCTATTAG